A single window of Watersipora subatra chromosome 9, tzWatSuba1.1, whole genome shotgun sequence DNA harbors:
- the LOC137405250 gene encoding uncharacterized protein, which yields MTAVNLQAATKIQGGDRFPARVNGSDPDCEDEFVAKEEYYTPNCMAAKKSYSNGGAHSTKLRVGLYPATWCIKFVAKNKVTGEEHTIRDCAADSGGMTYDTEIGGMTHCGLMKSLYFDGDLMNGCILTCKVNGCNRAYALSSSFGLVISTLPLALFQSYITYNNV from the exons ATGACTGCTGTCAATCTTCAGGCCGCTACTAAAATTCAAGGTGGTGACCGATTTCCCGCCCGAG TCAATGGGTCCGACCCAGACTGTGAAGATGAGTTTGTAGCCAAGGAAGAATACTACACTCCAAACTGCATGGCGGCTAAAAAGAGTTATAGCAATGGAGGTGCACACTCTACAAAGCTACGAGTCGGTCTGTACCCAGCCACCTGGTGCATCAAGTTCGTAGCCAAAAACA AGGTGACTGGAGAAGAGCACACAATACGAGACTGCGCGGCGGACAGCGGAGGTATGACTTATGACACAGAGATCGGCGGCATGACACACTGCGGTCTTATGAAGAGTCTTTATTTTGATGGGGATCTCATGAATGGCTGCATACTCACCTGCAAGGTGAATGGCTGTAACAGAGCGTACGCTCTCTCTAGTTCTTTTGGACTGGTCATCAGCACTCTACCTCTGGCGCTGTTTCAGAGTTATATCACTTATAATAATGTTTAA